One Takifugu rubripes chromosome 19, fTakRub1.2, whole genome shotgun sequence genomic window carries:
- the lmcd1 gene encoding LIM and cysteine-rich domains protein 1 isoform X2, translated as MGRSAPSGLNVHAAPEEMCGQQRTGGASGCLGCNGCCSGFQPHPWSKACVTCGCSGVDHVPGGDAEDDQHMGRLLAGSPCSHLTTKVKGGGGLRTYKRNRMIVTNPVVSRKDPTFNTTTYDWAPAGLNQTLAMQFMQLIPEGQRPVAGTAGALQRRRKLLTQLPVYDQDPMKCQSLASEEEISSLLLFVKRYKEEVLGVGEVALPGEGGALSEAAAQRQLKDGADHGSPPSTGGSANGTHQSTKTEYRCSGCQGDVPKESLAVYAERAGYHGALWHPGCFACSVCGQGLVDLVYFWANQKLFCGRHYCESVWPRCCGCDELIVGQAFHTGGDGRRWHHQHGCCWRCGQSLERPCQHQTEPSALTPAF; from the exons ATGGGAAGATCAGCACCGTCTGGGCTAAATGTCCACGCTGCTCCTGAGGAG ATGTGTGGACAGCAGAGGACGGGAGGGGCGTCCGGGTGCCTGGGGTGTAacggctgctgctctgggtTCCAGCCTCATCCCTGGAG TAAGGCCTGCGTGACCTGCGGCTGCAGCGGCGTGGACCACGTCCCGGGGGGCGACGCCGAAGACGACCAGCACATGGGGCGCCTGCTCGCGGGCTCGCCCTGCTCCCATTTAACCACCAAGGTGAAGGGCGGGGGAGGCCTGCGCACGTACAAGAGGAACCGCATGATCGTGACCAACCCGGTGGTGTCCCGCAAGGACCCCACCTTCAACACCACCACCTACGACTGGGCGCCGGCCGGCCTCAACCAGACGCTG GCCATGCAGTTCATGCAGCTCATCCCGGAAGGCCAGCGTCCCGTCGCGGGGACGGCTGGAGCGCTGCAGCGCCGCAGGAAGCTCCTCACCCAGCTTCCTGTCTACGACCAGGACCCCATGAAGTGCCAGAGCCTGgccagtgaggaggag atttcctccctgctgctcttTGTGAAGCGCTACAaagaggaggtgctgggggTCGGCGAGGTGGCCTTGCCTGGCGAGGGCGGAGCTCTGAGCGAAGCCGCCGCCCAACGACAGCTCAAAGACGGCGCCGACCATGGCTCTCCCCCTTCTACTGGCGGCTCCGCCAATGGAACCCACCAGAGCACCAAGACGGAATAT CGCTGTAGCGGTTGCCAGGGCGACGTTCCCAAGGAGAGTCTGGCTGTCTATGCGGAGCGCGCCGGCTACCACGGCGCCCTGTGGCATCCCGGCTGCTTCGCCTGCTCAGTGTGCGGCCAGGGGCTGGTGGACCTGGTTTACTTCTGGGCCAATCAGAAGCTGTTCTGTGGGCGGCACTACTGCGAGAGCGTCTGGCCTCGCTGCTGCGGCTGCGACGAG CTCATCGTCGGCCAGGCGTTCCACACGGGAGGAGACGGCCGAAGGTGGCACCACCAGcacggctgctgctggaggtgcgGGCAGAGCCTGGAGCGTCCGTGCCAGCACCAGACGGAGCCCTCCGCCCTGACGCCAGCATTCTAA